The genome window TGCTGATCAAAAACTCGACCGCGAAATACGCGGCCTTTATCCTAGAAAATATCATCTTTTTTCACCCAGCCTATCTTGCCGTCGTCTAGTAAAATTTTGACGTAATCCTCGCGTTCGCCGAGGATCTCGACCTTTTCCTCCGCTTTTGAGGTATAAAATACGCTCGAGTTTTGCGTAGGTAAAATTTTTACGTTTATATTTTGCCTTAGCGTCGCGCCGCCAAACGGGTTGTAGCTGTAAAGGATATAAGCTCCAAGGCCGACTACCACGACGAGGAATATCGCATCGCGCTTAAACAAAAACGTGATCAAAAATATACCAAAAAGCGCGTAAACTCCGATATTTTTGTAAATTTCAAATTTGCTTTGCTTTGGATTTAGTCCGATTTGCGTGCTGATCTCGTCGTCCTCCACGACTACCGGGAGCGAAAAGCTAACGAAATCTTTTTTAGATAGACTAAAGTAGTTAAAATCTATCGAGGTTTTTTCGGGCGAAAATATTGCGAAATAATATCCGCTTTGCGCGTCAAATTCGCCGCTCGTGGAGTCCACGCCTTGTTTGATGATGTCCTTATCCTCGATGAAAAAGTCCGCGATGTTGCCTTTTTGCGCATTTACTTCGACGATCATGATGAGATTTTTGTCGTCAAATTTGTTGGTTTTGTATTTTTTGACTTCGAGATTTTGGGCGACGACGTGGTTGTATTTCTCGCCGCTTTTTAGCGCTACGATTTTAGGTAGCGAAAGCGTCAAATTTGCCGTCTGGAAAAACTCGCCGTTGCGCTTTAAATTTACCGTGATTTTTGGG of Campylobacter showae contains these proteins:
- a CDS encoding SH3 domain-containing protein; translation: MLKPFLAFFTIFVLACTATEPSVFDMMGDEQSQKVIKPAPQTPAQKPNLQNKAPSAQNRTPAQTQSAATQNRTPAAQSQTVSNQGGTHLRQPIPQNIAPTNEPELNLKDSQLYERVQPNDIIIKALNAPKQVYVGQIFSFTLSVDIQDNIAVDLQTILPETENLKWLSSNLRWDNDGKGVYKAQIYAEASAQAVQNPKITVNLKRNGEFFQTANLTLSLPKIVALKSGEKYNHVVAQNLEVKKYKTNKFDDKNLIMIVEVNAQKGNIADFFIEDKDIIKQGVDSTSGEFDAQSGYYFAIFSPEKTSIDFNYFSLSKKDFVSFSLPVVVEDDEISTQIGLNPKQSKFEIYKNIGVYALFGIFLITFLFKRDAIFLVVVVGLGAYILYSYNPFGGATLRQNINVKILPTQNSSVFYTSKAEEKVEILGEREDYVKILLDDGKIGWVKKDDIF